A part of Trachemys scripta elegans isolate TJP31775 chromosome 23, CAS_Tse_1.0, whole genome shotgun sequence genomic DNA contains:
- the RARA gene encoding retinoic acid receptor alpha, which produces MVYTCHRDKSCIINKVTRNRCQYCRLQKCFDVGMSKESVRNDRNKKKKEAPKQECSESYILTPEVEDLIEKVRKAHQETFPALCQLGKYTTNNSSEQRVSLDIDLWDKFSELSTKCIIKTVEFAKQLPGFTTLTIADQITLLKAACLDILILRICTRYTPEQDTMTFSDGLTLNRTQMHNAGFGPLTDLVFAFANQLLPLEMDDAETGLLSAICLICGDRQDLEQADKVDKLQEPLLEALKIYVRKRRPNKPHMFPKMLMKITDLRSISAKGAERVITLKMEIPGSMPPLIQEMLENSEGLDTLGGQPGASRVSSLAPPPGSCSPSLSPSSNRSSPATHSP; this is translated from the exons ATGGTCTACACCTGCCACCGCGACAAGAGCTGCATCATCAACAAGGTGACGCGGAACCGGTGTCAGTACTGTCGTCTGCAGAAGTGCTTCGACGTGGGCATGTCCAAGGAGT ccgtcCGGAACGACAGGAACAAGAAGAAGAAGGAGGCGCCGAAGCAGGAGTGTTCGGAGAGCTACATCCTCACGCCCGAGGTGGAGGATCTCATTGAGAAAGTGCGCAAAGCCCACCAGGAGACCTTCCCCGCCCTCTGCCAGCTCGGCAAATACACTACG AACAACAGCTCGGAGCAGCGGGTCTCGCTGGACATCGACCTGTGGGACAAGTTCAGTGAACTCTCCACCAAGTGCATCATCAAGACGGTGGAGTTCGCCAAGCAGCTGCCCGGCTTCACCACGCTCACCATCGCTGACCAGATCACCCTGCTCAAGGCCGCCTGCCTGGACATCCTG ATCCTGCGGATCTGCACACGCTACACGCCGGAGCAGGACACCATGACCTTCTCGGACGGGCTGACCCTGAACCGAACCCAGATGCACAACGCCGGGTTCGGGCCGCTCACCGACCTGGTCTTCGCCTTCGCCAACCAGCTGCTCCCGCTGGAGATGGACGATGCGGAGACTGGGCTGCTCAGCGCCATCTGCCTCATCTGCGGGG aTCGCCAGGACCTGGAGCAGGCCGACAAGGTGGACAAGCTGCAGGAGCCGCTGCTGGAGGCGCTGAAgatctatgtgaggaagaggaggcccaacaagccccacatgttccCCAAGATGCTGATGAAGATCACGGACCTGCGCAGCATCAGCGCCAAGG GCGCCGAGCGGGTGATCACGCTGAAGATGGAGATCCCCGGCTCCATGCCGCCCCTCATCCAGGAGATGCTGGAGAACTCGGAGGGCCTGGACACGCTGGGCGGGCAGCCGGGCGCCTCCCGCGTGAGCAGCCTGGCGCCGCCCCccggcagctgcagccccagcctgtcgCCCAGCTCCAACAGAAGCAGCCCGGCCACCCACTCGCCGTGA